One stretch of Chryseobacterium indologenes DNA includes these proteins:
- a CDS encoding glycohydrolase toxin TNT-related protein, translated as MKHLLKYLFFLTIASFSVACSTDEREEEIIIKPSPVKIVFFKNSDDFATTYDPDNKVNQTIRIQAFDLYKQGNWKELEKLFQANNLNGGWPPANGGYNIVDDVAIQAGQKYDRYSGAIGSYNGTGNPTLGGNFTSPIINGYVYTFAERALNQPENKYDFYYQIDVLNALPFKSQTADIIPWFNQTGNGKQTMWKIPIDMNTGFPKTWNKLAEEGYIKITIKKSPSGKYPNLEGTVIQ; from the coding sequence ATGAAACATTTATTGAAGTACTTATTTTTTCTGACCATTGCCTCTTTTTCTGTGGCTTGTAGCACTGATGAAAGAGAAGAAGAAATCATTATTAAACCGAGCCCGGTTAAAATTGTATTTTTCAAAAATTCTGATGACTTTGCTACTACTTATGATCCTGATAATAAAGTAAATCAAACCATCAGAATCCAGGCATTTGATCTGTACAAACAAGGAAACTGGAAAGAACTGGAAAAACTATTTCAGGCCAATAACCTGAATGGAGGCTGGCCGCCTGCAAACGGAGGATACAATATTGTAGATGATGTAGCAATACAAGCCGGACAAAAGTATGACAGATATAGCGGTGCTATTGGAAGCTATAATGGAACCGGAAATCCAACGCTAGGCGGAAACTTTACCAGCCCAATCATTAATGGATACGTATATACTTTCGCTGAAAGGGCTTTAAACCAACCGGAAAATAAATACGATTTTTATTACCAGATTGATGTTCTTAATGCATTACCTTTTAAATCCCAAACGGCAGATATTATTCCCTGGTTTAACCAAACAGGAAATGGCAAACAAACCATGTGGAAAATTCCTATTGATATGAATACCGGATTTCCAAAAACTTGGAATAAATTAGCAGAAGAAGGGTATATAAAAATTACCATTAAAAAAAGCCCTAGTGGAAAATACCCTAATCTGGAAGGAACCGTTATTCAATAA
- a CDS encoding nucleoside triphosphate pyrophosphohydrolase family protein, whose amino-acid sequence MDKIDSLNQVAEFHTTFKAPILDTPQIPSSERCNLRVELLQEELNELKQAIADNDIVEIADALCDLQYVLSGAVLEFGLGSKFVELFNEVQRSNMSKACDNEEQANETVEFYKEKGVESFYEKSGEKFNVYRKADHKVLKNKYYSPADLKSIIEK is encoded by the coding sequence ATGGATAAAATTGATAGTTTGAACCAAGTAGCAGAATTCCATACTACTTTCAAAGCCCCTATTCTAGACACCCCACAAATTCCTTCTTCAGAAAGATGCAACCTTAGAGTAGAGCTTCTACAGGAAGAACTTAATGAACTAAAGCAAGCCATTGCAGACAACGATATCGTAGAAATCGCAGATGCACTTTGTGACCTACAGTATGTTTTAAGTGGTGCTGTGCTTGAATTCGGACTTGGCAGCAAATTTGTAGAGCTATTCAACGAAGTTCAGCGTTCCAATATGTCTAAGGCTTGTGATAATGAAGAACAGGCTAATGAGACCGTTGAATTCTATAAAGAAAAAGGTGTAGAATCTTTTTATGAGAAATCTGGTGAAAAGTTCAATGTATATAGAAAAGCAGATCATAAAGTACTAAAAAACAAATACTACTCTCCTGCTGATCTAAAGTCAATTATTGAGAAATAA
- a CDS encoding TlpA family protein disulfide reductase has product MKKFITNIVAASSLFLATQQLSAQKVVVNREVTTEKDGKMLLGHQLKEQFLKAPYADWYVKEHDEYALDQKAISELKKKKIGTYDIVVFMGTWCEDSHRDFPRLIKILEEVGYPEGKLTIIAVNRKKESPSGDETLYNIQKVPTIIVKQYGKELGRIIEMPTSGYIERDLVEILKKDNSSVIKEIFK; this is encoded by the coding sequence ATGAAAAAATTTATTACAAATATTGTTGCCGCTTCAAGTTTATTTCTAGCTACTCAGCAGCTTAGTGCTCAAAAAGTAGTGGTTAATCGTGAAGTTACTACTGAAAAAGATGGGAAAATGCTTCTCGGACATCAGTTGAAAGAGCAGTTTTTAAAAGCTCCTTATGCTGATTGGTATGTAAAGGAACACGATGAATACGCTCTGGATCAGAAGGCGATCAGTGAACTGAAAAAGAAGAAAATAGGAACCTATGATATTGTCGTTTTTATGGGAACCTGGTGTGAAGACAGTCACAGAGATTTCCCAAGACTGATAAAGATATTGGAAGAAGTAGGTTATCCGGAAGGAAAACTGACGATTATTGCTGTTAACCGTAAAAAAGAATCTCCCAGCGGAGATGAAACCCTTTACAATATCCAAAAAGTCCCAACCATTATTGTAAAACAATATGGAAAAGAACTGGGTAGAATTATAGAAATGCCTACCAGCGGATATATTGAAAGAGATTTGGTTGAAATTCTGAAAAAAGATAACTCATCTGTAATTAAAGAAATTTTTAAATAG